GTATGCCTGAGACCACAGGTTATTGAACGATAGTACGAGCAGTGCTACAAATAATATTTTTATTTTCATATTAAATTTTTAGGAACCACTTTTTATCAAGAGGAACTTTAAGCCAAACAATTGTATTAGAAGTACACCAGTCCATACGCCTGCCTGTTGCCATGCGGTAGGGATGGTATTAATGATTCCGCCGAAGAGGAAGTTGGAAGTAGATTCGAAATTAAACAGGCCGTGAGCAAAAATGTAAATTAAGATCGAATTGGTACCTATCCATACCATGGGCATGCACCATTTTTGATAACTGCACACATCGATAAAATAATAGAAAAGTGAAAAAAGTATCATGCTCCAGCCGCCCGCAAAGAGTACGAAGGTGCTGGTCCACATGGTTTTGTTGATGGGAAAAAGGAAGCTGCCAACTAGTGCAGTTAACAGTAGTGTAATGCCTGCAATAATTAAATACAATACTTTTTTATTGGGGTTGGGGCACACTGTTTTATTCTTTATAAATGAACCGGTAAATATACCCAGCATGGCCGAGCAGGTGGCTGGTATAGTGCTCAGTAGGCCTTCCGGATCGTAAACTGTACGGTGAAGTTTGCCGGGAAGTAATAAACGGTCTATATAGGCAGAAAGGTTGCCCTCGGGCGTGAATACGCCACTGCCAAAACCTGGAACAGGTACAAAACGCATTAGGAGGTAATAGCCAACCAGGATAGATACAAACCAGATTATCTGTTTTTTAAGTGGGGTATTGAGGTAAATTAAAGCCGCAAAAAAGGTTGCCAAACCAATACGGCCCAGTACACTAGCAAAACGGATATGCTCATAACCTTTCCATTGCAGCAGGCCGTTTACGACCATACCCAGTAAAATTAAAATCAGGGTTCTTTTAATCAGCGCATAATAAATCTTACCTGTTGAAGCATTTCCGGTCTCTTTATCCGTAAAATACTTCTGATAAGAAAAAGGCATAGATACCCTGAAATAAATATAAAAAGTGGGAAAATAAGATCGTAAAAGGTAAAGCCATTCCAGGGCGAGTGGTGTAGCTGGTTACTGATGCCTATCAATATCCTTTCAAATAAGGAAAGGCCCGGATTGGTTGCAATGGTCCAGTCGTATGGGTTTTGCACCAATGTATGGTCTTCTTTAATGCCATTGGCCAAACCATGAAAAATACCTTCGCCGCTCACAATCCAAAACATGTCAAAGCCACGTAAGGCATCGAGTGAAAGCAGCCGTTTAGGTTTAGCTGCTGGTTGGGCTGTTGAAGTAACTGTGCTGCTTGGTTGATCCATGGTGCTGACGACGCTTATTTTTGGATTATTTTTTAATTAGGGTGTTATAAATAATCTCACCCTGATCGTTAATGGCTTGTACGCGTAACTGGTTGTTGTTAACAGAAAATAACATAAAACCATATTCTGATGCCACCATTTCGGCATCGGTGATAAGTTTTACAGGTGTTTTTTCAGAAGCTGAACCAGAAATAAAATAATGTGTTTTTCCGGCAGGTTTAATGTACTGCATACTGTGTTCGTGCCCGGTAAGATACACATCTACGCCGTATTTTTCAAAAGTTGATTTTAATGAATTGCGTACTGCTTTGGTATCATATGCCTCGGTTCGGCTGCCGCCAGTATAAATAGGGTGGTGGCCTACCACAATTTTCCATTTAATTGCAGGGTCGGTATCTGCCAGTGTTTTAATCAGCCAGCGTTTCTGCGCTGTGGTATCTTGTCCTTTAACATTTGGACCATATTCGGCATTACTATAAAATTCGGGAATAAGTGGATTGGTGTCAATAAAAGCAATTAACACCTGGTAATTGAGGTCGCCATTGATGGGGAATTTTTTTGCATAATATCGGGCAGGCATTTTCCACCTGCGGCTGATTTTTGAGTAATCAACCTGTGCATCGGGGTTTGATTTATAATCGTGGTTACCCAGTACAGGGTACCAGTCCCATTGCAAAGAAAAGTCGGTATATATATCTTCGAAAGAATATTTAAAAGAGGGATCTTGCGCGCTGATTACGCCACTCGGATAAAAGTTATCGCCGGTAGAAATAATAAAATTAGCCTTAACATCGGATGCTGTAATACCCATCTGCTTGGCTACCTGCTTTTGATGATCAGCACCATTACGGCCCCAATCGCCCATGGCGATGAAATTTAAAGCATTACTTTCTTTAATCAGGTTTTTTGTTGCTGAAGAGGCCTGGGGTGAGTTTTTTATTAAAGTTTGTGCATGTAATACGGAAGGAAGCAACAGAATAGATAAAAGTAATTGTTTAATCATAAAGGGGGATTGAAATGTGTAAATGAGTTAGGCACCAATGCGAAGAAGAGGATGTATCGTAAATGTTGAATTGTCATCCTGAGTCTGTCGAAGGTCCTGTCTCAACAGCTTATAAAGCGTTTTGACAAGCTCAACGTGACAAACTTTTAGAGAAAATTGTGTTATGATACAACCTCTTCTAAGAAAAATATATATTAATTGTATCCGGGATTTTGTTTCAATTTAGGATTTAATATAATGGCTGATGCCGGTATTGGCATTAACCTATGGAAGGTCTGTGCATCTGTTTTAAAGCCCCATGTTCCTTCATACTTACCGAAACGGATCATATCGTTACGGTGCCAGCACTCCCAGGCCATTTCTCTGCAGCGTTCTTTATATAAATCGTCTAAGGTAACTGATGTCCATGCAGGTGAAGTTGTACGAACAGCACGTAACTGGTTTACCAATGATAAAGCCGTTTGACCTTGCGTAGGTGTTGCACCTCTTAATATGGCTTCGGCTTTCATTAATAAAATATCAGAATACCTAAAAACAGGTACATCGTTATTTTGGTTTCTGCTCGATGAGGTACTATCGCAATAAAATTTATTGTTTCTGTAACCCATATTCCAGGCTATTTCATCATTTCCGGCATCAAAAGGTCTGGATGCATCCTGAGGGTAACATTCGGCGTAATATCTACCTGGTAAGTAAGTGCAGCTGAACCATCAGAACCGGCATAAAATTGATCGTATCCTTTTTTAGTGGTAGCTACTGTTACTGGTCTGCCGTCATTCAAAAATTGTGGTCCCTTAATCCATTGTGCATTTCTTTTATCGTTAGGATCGTTGAAATTTGCATAAAATTCTGGTAAAGTACTCATCGGGGCACTTGGTGTAAATTTTAAGCTGTATTTTGCCTGTAGCGATCTTGGTAACGAATACCTCGAATAGATCATATATCCGTTACTAAATCCAGGATCGAAAGGGATAGCAAAGATAAATTCCTTTATCTGAGGACCATTATCAATGAAGAACATTTTTCTATAATCGCTTTCCAAGCTGTAAGGAGCTCCTGAGGCACCAATAATGGCATCACACATGGCCACAGCATCGTTATACCGTTGAGTCCCGGTATATACTTCTGCAT
The nucleotide sequence above comes from Pedobacter riviphilus. Encoded proteins:
- a CDS encoding acyltransferase family protein; the encoded protein is MPFSYQKYFTDKETGNASTGKIYYALIKRTLILILLGMVVNGLLQWKGYEHIRFASVLGRIGLATFFAALIYLNTPLKKQIIWFVSILVGYYLLMRFVPVPGFGSGVFTPEGNLSAYIDRLLLPGKLHRTVYDPEGLLSTIPATCSAMLGIFTGSFIKNKTVCPNPNKKVLYLIIAGITLLLTALVGSFLFPINKTMWTSTFVLFAGGWSMILFSLFYYFIDVCSYQKWCMPMVWIGTNSILIYIFAHGLFNFESTSNFLFGGIINTIPTAWQQAGVWTGVLLIQLFGLKFLLIKSGS
- a CDS encoding metallophosphoesterase translates to MIKQLLLSILLLPSVLHAQTLIKNSPQASSATKNLIKESNALNFIAMGDWGRNGADHQKQVAKQMGITASDVKANFIISTGDNFYPSGVISAQDPSFKYSFEDIYTDFSLQWDWYPVLGNHDYKSNPDAQVDYSKISRRWKMPARYYAKKFPINGDLNYQVLIAFIDTNPLIPEFYSNAEYGPNVKGQDTTAQKRWLIKTLADTDPAIKWKIVVGHHPIYTGGSRTEAYDTKAVRNSLKSTFEKYGVDVYLTGHEHSMQYIKPAGKTHYFISGSASEKTPVKLITDAEMVASEYGFMLFSVNNNQLRVQAINDQGEIIYNTLIKK
- a CDS encoding RagB/SusD family nutrient uptake outer membrane protein, with the translated sequence MGYRNNKFYCDSTSSSRNQNNDVPVFRYSDILLMKAEAILRGATPTQGQTALSLVNQLRAVRTTSPAWTSVTLDDLYKERCREMAWECWHRNDMIRFGKYEGTWGFKTDAQTFHRLMPIPASAIILNPKLKQNPGYN
- a CDS encoding RagB/SusD family nutrient uptake outer membrane protein, with translation MKDAAESPGKTAAVAEVRATRALAFFMMMDLWGNIPIVTTFGQTTPPETKSRQEVFNFIEAELKEVLPNLSSAVGTATYGRPNKYTAYAILAKMYLNAEVYTGTQRYNDAVAMCDAIIGASGAPYSLESDYRKMFFIDNGPQIKEFIFAIPFDPGFSNGYMIYSRYSLPRSLQAKYSLKFTPSAPMSTLPEFYANFNDPNDKRNAQWIKGPQFLNDGRPVTVATTKKGYDQFYAGSDGSAALTYQVDITPNVTLRMHPDLLMPEMMK